In the Topomyia yanbarensis strain Yona2022 chromosome 3, ASM3024719v1, whole genome shotgun sequence genome, one interval contains:
- the LOC131692763 gene encoding lysophospholipid acyltransferase 5 codes for MLLNPVEGLANLSGASQPAIRLILSVLIAYPLGALYRNLTATITVKNIYIASTGIALVIFNYGFDLYHSALAVVVTYLLNAFFATSSMLVPLSFCYHMGYLLIGYYFTTSETYDIKWTMPHCVLVLRLIGLAFDISDSHQKKLAGKQDDKCVGTPSLLELVAFTYFPASVLVGPQFSMIRYRRFVSGQYEQHTTRAPAYSAKKFLQGAFYLIVNQVGSQFVSDSYLLSSDFEQESLFMKHVYMGLWGRFSLYKYISIWLLAEGAAVLFGLTYIDAKPGDREYDSDELSGCTNIKVGVFENTSKFGHYVESFNVQTNHWVAVYVYKRLKFLNNRVLSHFGALLFLAVWHGFHSGYYMTFLMEFMVIRMEKEIEPVLQKNEQFQALLQQPMVKLAVFLLLKFYTIVFAGWCLVPFVVLSYSKWWHIYCAVRFSGLILFLLGNFAIKPLLLSILPPNKPVAKKAE; via the exons ATGTTGCTTAATCCGGTAGAAGGGTTAGCAAATCTCTCCGGTGCTTCCCAGCCTGCTATTCGACTTATTCTTTCCGTTCTAATAG CATACCCATTGGGAGCACTTTACCGAAATCTTACAGCAACTATCACAGTAAAAAACATCTATATCGCGAGTACGGGAATCGCATTGGTCATATTCAACTATGGCTTTGATCTATATCACAGCGCATTGGCGGTTGTTGTGACTTATCTGCTCAATGCATTCTTTGCCACCAGCAGCATGCTCGTTCCGTTGAGCTTCTGCTATCACATGGGTTATCTCCTCATTG GTTACTACTTCACCACATCAGAAACATATGACATCAAGTGGACTATGCCCCACTGTGTGCTGGTGCTGCGGCTAATTGGGTTAGCGTTTGACATTTCCGATAGCCATCAGAAAAAACTGGCAGGTAAACAGGATGACAAATGCGTTGGTACACCGTCGCTGTTGGAATTGGTTGCTTTTACTTACTTCCCGGCATCGGTTCTCGTTGGACCCCAGTTTTCGATGATACGCTATCGCAGGTTCGTCAGTGGCCAGTACGAGCAACATACGACCAGAGCTCCTGCGTATTCAGCTAAAAAATTTCTGCAGGGTGCGTTTTATCTGATTGTCAATCAGGTTGGATCACAATTTGTGTCCGATTCCTATCTACTATCCAGCGATTTCGAGCAGGAATCGTTGTTCATGAAACATGTCTATATGGGACTATGGGGACGTTTTTCTTTGTACAAGTACATCTCGATATGGTTGCTTGCCGAGGGAGCTGCAGTTCTGTTCG GTTTGACTTATATCGATGCTAAACCAGGTGATCGAGAGTACGACTCAGATGAGCTGTCCGGATGTACGAACATTAAGGTCGGAGTGTTTGAAAATACCAGCAAATTTGGACACTACGTGGAATCTTTCAACGTCCAGACAAACCATTGGGTCGCGGTGTACGTCTATAAACGACTAAAGTTTTTAAACAATCGCGTGTTGAGCCACTTTGGCGCGTTGCTGTTTTTAGCTGTCTGGCACGGCTTCCACAGCGGTTACTATATGACCTTCCTTATGGAGTTTATGGTGATCCGAATGGAGAAGGAG atcgaACCGGTCTTGCAAAAGAATGAACAATTCCAGGCATTACTTCAGCAACCAATGGTCAAACTGGCCGTCTTCCTGCTGCTCAAATTCTACACGATCGTGTTTGCCGGCTGGTGTTTGGTTCCGTTTGTAGTTCTTAGCTATTCCAAGTGGTGGCATATCTACTGTGCCGTTCGCTTTTCAGGATTAATTCTTTTTCTTTTGGGTAACTTTGCCATCAAGCCGCTTCTGTTGAGCATTCTACCGCCAAATAAGCCGGTAGCGAAAAAGGCAGAATAA